The nucleotide window TTTTAGATTTTGACTGTCGACCCTGCGTATTTGCAATAACTGCATTGCAAGTGCCTAGATTTATAGTGTCTACATAATTAATTGCTTAATGCTTAAGAAATTCGGAAATAGTACGAATCTATCATAGATGAGGACTTTAACTTTGTTCTTGAAATTATTATAGGTACTGCTTCAAGATACCAGAGGGCTACCCCTTGGCTTCTGCAGCACCTCTGCTTTGTGCCGGCATTACTGTTTATTCTCCAATGATCCGCCATAAAATGAACCAGGGCGGTAAATCACTAGGTGTGATTGGCCTTGGTGGTCTCGGACACTTGGCAGTGAAGTTTGGGAAGGCTTTCGGACTAAACGTGACAGTTTTCAGCACAAGCTTATCAAAGAAGGAGGAAGCTCTAAGTCTGCTTGGTGCAGACAATTTCGTTGTCTCATCCAACCAAGAGGAAATCACGGTAAAATTTCACAAGTTGATATAATTGTTTACGACAAATGATTCGTGCAATTTAGTTCTGTGTACATAAAATTGTTCTTAGCATACGAACTTTTGTTTATCTGATTTTGTTATATCGACAAATTTTACTGTTTATGTAGGCCCTGGCTAAGTCGCTTGACTTCATCATCGACACAGCATCTGGTGATCAtccatttgatttgtatatgtcTCTGCTGAAGACTGCTGGTGTTCTAGTCTTGGTTGGGGCACCAAGCGAAGTTAAATTAAGTCCTTTGAGCTTGATTATGGGTATTTTAACACTTTTAATACTCtcagttttcatttttaagACAAGAATTATAGATTTTTTTACAATATATATTGACTATTTGTCAGGTATGAAGTCGATTTCTGGTAGCGGAACTGGCGGTACAAAACAGACGCAGGAAATGTTAGACTTTTGTGCTGCTCACAAAATATATCCAAACATAGAAATAGTTCCAATTCAGTATGTGAATGAAGCTCTTGAGAGGCTGATCAAGAGGGATGTGAAGTACCGTTTTGTTATAGATGTCGAAAACTCCCTAAAATGATGAGGAATCgatatttttctttgaattcATTGAGAACTTGGTATGAGGATGAAGAAGTTGGTATGTAACAGGGTTGCGGttaatttttcagtttttttatttttatttttatttttttaaattttttatttttaagagctaagaagggagtgttgCCTTGCTTAGATATTTGTTATACGTGGAAGTGTTTGTACTCGATTTTTAAGCAATATGTGAGTGAGTTAGAACTTCAAAAGATcatatgaaataaataaatgagtTCAGTTATATATCACAATAAATTCTTGTTTTTAGCTTTGAATAGATTGGCACCACCACTCCGTGTATCGCCCACTGCAACAATGTACTCACATATCACATTCATGGATTAATTAGaggaaatttcattttttttaacactttTATATCTACCTTGAGATTTGATTTCATTTTGCTTTCGGTCCATGGATTAACTAGAGGAAATTTCAGAAGCCCAGTTAAGCAACTGTTCTTCGAGTAGAGGATAAGCAATCCATGTTAGGAAAACGGGCAATTGGGCTGATATGTCGTGTAATCCTGCTGTTTATAACTGAGCGCGCCaaagttgaatttataaatatgcCTCAGAACTTGCAATTTTCTTTCGATTTGCTTGTTCGACTTTCAATTCTTCCTTAGCCCTCTAATTATTTAGTGTGGCAACTGGCTCTAAACCATCAAATTGTTGCGCAGACCGAATAATGAAGAGCTAATTACATCTTTTCGGTGAATGCGGGCGTGTCAACTTGAGACTGAGTTCGGTCGGGTGAGTAGAATagatgtggtggtggtgtcaAATGCGTTGTTGACTTCTGTACTCAAGCGATCACGGGCGAGGAAAGAACATGTCTTGGCCTTGGGTTTTAGAACCTGAAGACAAAGTTGCTAGTCATTGTGAAGTTCAAATAAGGTTCaacgttcaatgtgccgaacaCTGGGAAACATGGTAACACTTCATCACCAAGAAGGTAATGAGATGATCTCTTTCACTAAGAAAACCAAAGGCTCCTTGATGGtagagacttggataggtaactaGCCAAACTCAAAGTAGTGCTATTAATCTAAACTGAAGGTACTTCTCGGTCGCCTAATTTTATGACTCCAGTGTTGttaatccaaactgaagatgtagTTAGTTGTCAACATAGTGTTGTTGCTCCAACCTAAAAGTGTG belongs to Malus sylvestris chromosome 17, drMalSylv7.2, whole genome shotgun sequence and includes:
- the LOC126612472 gene encoding probable cinnamyl alcohol dehydrogenase 1 — its product is MSSQTSSVNGNCLGWAAIDESGVLSPYKFTRRDLRNDDVSIRITHCGICYADVVFPRNKHGNANYPMVPGHEIAGIVQEVGPNVHGFKVGDHVGVGTFVNSCRDCDYCRDGQEISCEKGAVMTYNHVDADGTITKGGFSSYIVAHERYCFKIPEGYPLASAAPLLCAGITVYSPMIRHKMNQGGKSLGVIGLGGLGHLAVKFGKAFGLNVTVFSTSLSKKEEALSLLGADNFVVSSNQEEITALAKSLDFIIDTASGDHPFDLYMSLLKTAGVLVLVGAPSEVKLSPLSLIMGMKSISGSGTGGTKQTQEMLDFCAAHKIYPNIEIVPIQYVNEALERLIKRDVKYRFVIDVENSLK